The Limisphaera ngatamarikiensis genome contains the following window.
AGTTGGACACCCTGGTGGCCTGCGGGGGCAATTATTTGCGCAACACCATGAGCGACCGGCCGGACCGGGGGTTCGAGGTTTACCCTTTCGACCGCCGACCGGATGGTCGCTACGATTTGGAGCGGTGGAACCCTGAGTACTGGCGGCGGTTCGAGACCTTTCTCGAGGAAACGGGGCGACGCGGTGTCGTTGTACAAATCGAGGTGTGGGACCGGTTTGATTACTCGCGGGATCCGTGGCGTTCGCATCCCTACAACCCGAAGAACAACGTGAATTATTCTGCGGAGGAATCCGGCCTGGCAACCGAGTATCCGGACCATCCGGGTGCCAATCGGCAGCCGTTTTTCTTCACGGTGCCTCCGCTACAGAACAACCGGGTTGTCCTGCGGTACCAGCAACGGTTTGTGGATCGCCTTTTGGAGGCGACGCTGCGGCACGATCATGTTTTGTACTGCATCGACAACGAGACCAGCGGGGCGGAGGAATGGAGCGCCTGGTGGGCGCGCTACATCAAGGAGAAAGCCCGTGCCGTCGGACGGCACGTCCACGTAACGGAAATGTGGGACGACTGGGACGTCCGGGCGCCGGCGCATCGGCGGACGTTCGATCATCCGGAGCTGTACGATTTTGCGGACGTGTCGCAGAACAATCACCAGAAGGGGCAGGTTCATTGGGACCGGTTTCAGTGGGTTCGACAATACCTGCAGGGTCGCCCGCGACCGATCAACACGGTCAAGACGTATGGGGCTGACACGGGCCGGTATGGAACGACGCAGGACGGACTCGAACGGGTGTGGCGCCATGCCCTGGGCGGTGCGGCCGCGGTTCGGTTTCATCGGCCCGACTCGGGCCTGGGACTTTCCGGGCCGGCTCGTGCCACGCTGCGTGCGTTGCGGCTTCTGGAGAGGGAGGTGCCCTTGTGGGAGCTGGTTCCGGACAATGAACGGCTGGAGGAACGTGAGCCGAATGAGGCCAATCTGGTGGTCTCGCGCCGTGGTGATCATGTGGTGTTCTTCCCGCAGGACGGACATGTACGACTCCGGCTGCCGGACCGGCCGGAGGCGTGGACGTTGCGCTGGCTGGAGATTTTGAAGGCCGCATGGGGCGAGCCGGGGCGGGTCAACAGCGGTTTGGTGGATTTGAAGCCGCCGGGAGCGGGGCTGTGGCTGGCTTTGATACAGCCGGGCACAGCCATTGGGCAACGCCTGCGTTGACGGTTGTAACGCTCGGAGTCGGGGTGGCGGGTTTTGAAGGTGCATGGGAAGGCCCACTCGGTCCTGGTGACGCGGTATCCAGCAGGTCGTCTGCGTGGGGCCCGGAGCCCGGATCGGATGGTGGGACACGAGCCTGTTCGGAATCGCGTATTTCGAGTTGTCCTGACCCGGGCGAATCCACGAGGCGGGAGCATGCGCTGAGGTGACCTTGCCCGACCCGTGCACGCGGCGTTAGGCTGGCTCCGGTTGATGTCGTGATACCCATGACCCCCATTGTTGAAGGGCCGGAGCCCGGGTCGCTTGCCGTGAGGGCGATCCGATGCGGGTGGATGCCGCCGGGGCGCGGGCAGGCCCGACTGCGGTCGCTCTCGGGTTTGGTTTGTGTGCTGGCAGGTGCGGTTTTGTTTGCGGTTGGGGTGCCGACGGTGGCCGGGGAGGGGCAATTGCCGAAGGTCCGGGTCCGTTCGGATGGGCGCGGGTTCGTTACGTCGGACGGACGTCCTTTCGTTCCCGTGGGGGTGAACTATTTCCGGCCCGGCACGGGTTGGGCGCCGCAGGTTTGGAAACAGTTTGATGAGGAGGCAACCCGTCGGGATTTTGCGCGGTTGCGTGCGCTTGGCGCCAACTGTGTGCGGGTGTTTCTGACGTACGGTTCGTTCCATGTCGAACCGGGGCGGCTGTCGGAGGAAGGGCTGGCCAGGTTCGACCGGTTCCTGGCCCTGGCGGAGGAGGCGGGGTTGTACGTGCATCCCACCGGTCCCGATCATTGGGAGGGTTTGCCGCCGTGGGCCCGTGTGGATCGGATCGCGGACGAGCAGGTGTTGACGGCGCTGGAGCGGTGGTGGCGGCAATGGGCGGCGCGGTATCGGGGTCGGTCGGTCATTTTCGCCTATGATTTGCTGAACGAGCCGGAGGTGGGCTGGGACACCCGGGCGATGCACGTCCGGTGGAATGCGTGGTTGAAAGCCAAGTACGGCGGGGCAGGTGGCGCGCGCGGCTCGGGGGTTACAACCGAACCTCTGTTGGGTTCGGGCGATTTGCCCGTACCGGCACGGGATGCCGCGCCGGGGCGGGAACTGCTGGATTTCCAACATTGCCGCGAGCAGGTGGCGGTGGAATGGACCCGCCGGCAGGTGGAGGCCATCCGGTCGGCCGACCCGGAGGCCTTGGTGACGGTGGGGCTGATCCAGTGGTCGGTCCCGGTCTGCATTGCCGGCGCGTGGCATTACTCGGGGTTCCGGCCCGAGCTCATTGCGCCCTGGGTGGACTTCATGGAGGTGCACTTTTATCCCTTGGCCCGGGGCTTTTACCAGTATCGCAGTGTGGAGGAAGAGGCGCAGAACCTGGCGTACCTCGATCTTGTGGTGGGCGAGGTGTCGCGACCGGGTAAACCGGTGGTGTTGGCCGAATTTGGCTGGTACGGCGGGGGCCAACCTTCATTGGATGGAGGTCCTTACGCCTTTGCCAGTGAGGAACAGCAGGCGCGGTGGTGTCGGCAGGTGATGGAACGGACGGCCGGTCCGGTGTGTGGGTGGTTGAACTGGGGCTTGTACGATCATCCGGAAGCACGCGATGTGACGCAACTGACGGGTTTACTGACGGCGGAGGGGCGGGAAAAGGCGTGGGCTCGTGAGTTTCGGATTCTGGCCGAACGCTGGCGGGTGGGGTTGCCTGCGGTGAAGCCGGCGAGGCGGAGCGGTCCGCCCCTGGACTGGGACCGGCTGATCACGGATCCGGCGGCGCGCGAGGCCGTTTACAGGGAGCGGATCGTCGATCGGGCCTCCGTTTCTGCAGGTGCCGGGCCGGATCGTTGAATCGGCGGTGCCGGAGGTGGGCAAGAGGTTTTGCAGTCGTGCGGGAATGGCGCCAGACGCGGTGGAATCCACCGGAGGCCCGGTCAGGGCGGTCCATCCCGTGCTGGTCTGAAGCGCAGGGAGACCGGCGTCCGCGGCTTGTCCGGGACCGGTAAAGCGAAGCAAGAGCAGGGATGACCGGCTGTGGGTGGGGACCATGGTTGCCCGGGAATCGTCGGCGCAAGGCTTGCCGGTTTGTGGATGTCCGGGGGCCGGGCCGGTTGGGAACCCTTGGGGCTGACCGTGAATCCGACCGGTGCCCGGCAGTTGACGGCAGGCGCGGGTTGTTCCGGGTGTGCGTTGAGGTCCGATGAAGGGAATGCCGGAGAGGGCGGCCGGCGGTTCAGTCTTCGGGTCGTTCGCCGTGGGGCGCCATTTTGACCAGGCGCGGATCGAATTGGGCAACGATTTCGACCAGATCGGCCTGGGCGGCCATGACCTCGTGGATGTCCTTGTAGACCATGGGGACCTCGTCCAGACCAGCCGAGATGAGGGTGATGCCGCGTTCCTTGAGGTAGCGCTGAACCTCTTTCCAACTGAACCTTTTCATGGCGGCGGTGCGGCTCATGACGCGGCCGGCGCCATGGGCGGCCGAGTGGAGCGAAGCCGGGTTGCCCTTGCCGCGAACAATGAAGGCCGGCGAAGCCATGGACCCCGGGATGATGCCCAGCACGCCGGGTCCGGCAGGTGTGGCACCTTTGCGATGGACGATCACCTCGCGTTCCCTGCCGCCGATGCGGTGGCGTTCTTTCCAGGCGAAGTTGTGATGGTTTTCCAGCTCCAGGAGCACGGGTACACCGAGGTTTTGGGCGATGTGCTTGTGGATGCAGGCGTGGTTGGCGGCGGCGTATTTGCCCATGAGCTCCATGGCGGCCCAGTATTCCTGGCCTTCGGCAGTGTCGAGGTCCAGCCAGGCCAGGTGTTTGAGTTCCCTGGGCAGTTTGGGGTGTCTGCTCTGGGCGAGGCGACTGTAGTAATCGCAAACGGCGGCGCCGGTGCCGCGACTGCCGCTGTGGCTGAGGAGGGCGACGTACTGGCCGGGCGGCAGGCCGCGCAAAGGTTCGTGCAGGGTGAGGATGCCGAACTCGACGAAGTGATTGCCGCTGCCGCTGGTGCCGAGCTGGGCCCAGGCACGGTCTTTGTACTGACGGGTGACGGGGCTGACGGACCAGTCCTCGTCCATGACCGGGTGGTCGCGACGGTGTTGGAAGGTGGCGCCGACGCCGAACCGGGTTTCGGCTTCGATGGCGCGAATGAGACGGTCCTTGCGCCGTTCGAGGTCGTGGACCGGTATGTCCAGGACACTGAGTTTCATCCGACAGGCGATGTCCACGCCGACGCCGAAGGGGATGACGGCGTTGTCAGTGGCCAGTACACCGCCGATGGGCAGGCCGTACCCGACGTGGGCGTCGGGCATGAGGGCACCGGCGAGGGCGATGGGCAGGCGGCAGGCCCGTTCCATTTGTTGGACGGCCTCGGCGTCAAGTTTCTGGCCCCATTGGCGCCAGGGCGCGCCAGCGGAGTTGGGCAGGGGGATGGTGGGAGTGGCGGAAAGGGCGCGGGCAAGGCGCCCGAGCTCCGGATCGCCCCGGAACGGTTCGGGGTCGGCCAGTACGGCCTTGATGTCGGACCGCATCTGTTCCGGGTCTTTGCCCGCGGCCTCCCATGCCCGGACCAGTGCAACGGCCTGTTGCAGGGGTTCACCTTCGGGCACCCCCAGGGACCGGAGTTCTTGTTCCGTGATCGACATGGTCGTTCGTTGGGTCATGGTCAACGTTCGCCTGCCCGAGCTCGGTCGGTTGGTTAAAACTAACCGCTGTGGCGCGGGTTGGGAAGCGGCGGCTTGCGCGGTTGGTGTGGGTGGGGTGCGTCCGTCGGTTGCCGGGGCTTGGGCGATTCGCGCCGGTGCCGTTCCCGGCGCAGCGCGGGTGGGGTTGCGGTGCGTCGGGTTGGAGGGCCGGCTCTGGTTGCCCGGGGTTTTGGCGCGGAACCCGCATCAAGGGTTGGCCCGGGTGGAGGTGTGGGCACGGGGTCAGAAGGCCGGCATTGGTCCGCGGCTGCAGGGACCGTGC
Protein-coding sequences here:
- a CDS encoding cellulase family glycosylhydrolase — protein: MTPIVEGPEPGSLAVRAIRCGWMPPGRGQARLRSLSGLVCVLAGAVLFAVGVPTVAGEGQLPKVRVRSDGRGFVTSDGRPFVPVGVNYFRPGTGWAPQVWKQFDEEATRRDFARLRALGANCVRVFLTYGSFHVEPGRLSEEGLARFDRFLALAEEAGLYVHPTGPDHWEGLPPWARVDRIADEQVLTALERWWRQWAARYRGRSVIFAYDLLNEPEVGWDTRAMHVRWNAWLKAKYGGAGGARGSGVTTEPLLGSGDLPVPARDAAPGRELLDFQHCREQVAVEWTRRQVEAIRSADPEALVTVGLIQWSVPVCIAGAWHYSGFRPELIAPWVDFMEVHFYPLARGFYQYRSVEEEAQNLAYLDLVVGEVSRPGKPVVLAEFGWYGGGQPSLDGGPYAFASEEQQARWCRQVMERTAGPVCGWLNWGLYDHPEARDVTQLTGLLTAEGREKAWAREFRILAERWRVGLPAVKPARRSGPPLDWDRLITDPAAREAVYRERIVDRASVSAGAGPDR
- a CDS encoding RtcB family protein; its protein translation is MSITEQELRSLGVPEGEPLQQAVALVRAWEAAGKDPEQMRSDIKAVLADPEPFRGDPELGRLARALSATPTIPLPNSAGAPWRQWGQKLDAEAVQQMERACRLPIALAGALMPDAHVGYGLPIGGVLATDNAVIPFGVGVDIACRMKLSVLDIPVHDLERRKDRLIRAIEAETRFGVGATFQHRRDHPVMDEDWSVSPVTRQYKDRAWAQLGTSGSGNHFVEFGILTLHEPLRGLPPGQYVALLSHSGSRGTGAAVCDYYSRLAQSRHPKLPRELKHLAWLDLDTAEGQEYWAAMELMGKYAAANHACIHKHIAQNLGVPVLLELENHHNFAWKERHRIGGREREVIVHRKGATPAGPGVLGIIPGSMASPAFIVRGKGNPASLHSAAHGAGRVMSRTAAMKRFSWKEVQRYLKERGITLISAGLDEVPMVYKDIHEVMAAQADLVEIVAQFDPRLVKMAPHGERPED